A genomic window from Phoenix dactylifera cultivar Barhee BC4 unplaced genomic scaffold, palm_55x_up_171113_PBpolish2nd_filt_p 000007F, whole genome shotgun sequence includes:
- the LOC103705444 gene encoding trihelix transcription factor ASR3, with protein sequence MADKSAMFGVVGGEERRREYRKGNWTLNETMVLIEAKKIDNERRMKRSIESEGREGGSSSSSRPSEMRWKWVEDYCWRCGCYRSQNQCNDRWDNLMRDFKKVRAYEMSLGAEEGDRLSYWKLDRHERKERNLPSNLLPGIYEALIEVVDRRGVEGVSGSISNMAELVGDERHMGSTSASMPPVMQHNRPVPTSQGPQPPPLSPTHELPQAQAAGTIDSDDDEHSNSPERKRRRGEGSSSKNSSHKLTSAISKSASILAEAFQAGEEKEERRHNDLRRIEERKAKMEQSKAEISIQSMDGLAAAINQLASSILGSLADKGPAAPK encoded by the exons ATGGCTGATAAGAGCGCTATGTTTGGGGTGgtgggaggagaagagagaagaagggagtATAGAAAAGGGAACTGGACCCTCAATGAGACAATGGTTTTGATTGAGGCAAAGAAGATTGACAatgagaggaggatgaagaggtcCATAGAGAGTGAGGGGAGGGAGGGTGGAAGCAGCAGCAGTAGTAGACCATCAGAGATGAGGTGGAAATGGGTGGAAGACTATTGTTGGAGATGTGGTTGCTATAGGAGCCAAAACCAGTGCAATGATAGGTGGGATAACCTCATGAGGGACTTCAAGAAGGTGAGAGCATATGAGATGAGTTTGGGAGCTGAAGAGGGTGATAGGCTGTCTTATTGGAAGCTTGACAGGcatgagaggaaggagaggaatcTACCCTCCAATCTCTTGCCTGGGATATATGAGGCTTTGATTGAGGTAGTGGACAGAAGGGGTGTTGAGGGAGTGAGTGGTAGTATTTCTAACATGGCAGAATTAGTGGGAGATGAGAGGCATATGGGAAGCACCTCAGCTTCAATGCCTCCAGTGATGCAGCATAATAGGCCAGTCCCTACCTCACAAGGACCACAGCCACCACCATTATCTCCTACTCATGAGCTCCCACAAGCTCAAGCAGCAGGCACCATAg attctgatgatgatgagcATTCAAACTCAcctgagaggaagaggagaagaggagaaggaagcaGCAGCAAGAACAGTTCCCATAAACTAACTTCAGCAATCTCCAAAAGTGCTTCCATTTTGGCAGAAGCATTCCAAGCTggtgaggagaaggaggagagaaggcaCAATGATCTCAGGAGAATAGAGGAGAGAAAGGCCAAGATGGAGCAGTCAAAGGCAGAGATCAGTATCCAGTCCATGGATGGCTTGGCTGCTGCAATCAACCAGCTAGCCAGCTCAATCCTTGGTTCACTTGCTGACAAGGGTCCAGCagctccaaaataa
- the LOC103705404 gene encoding switch-associated protein 70-like, whose translation MASNGSPARVGDVESSLEKIKRQLTSGSGRYLLQGPLLKRSETLRKWNERWVILDPTSGKMEYKTRRNETLVKGIIIFDSNSTITVSPVNFHGLPKYDGCCFYIGTLQKKEYFLCAETPGAARAWVSTLHATQLVLRAHKEAVNSLSGNGSAKLGTVAAVVAAANSTAAEASKEIEAAMKISMRATLGLVTKKTSEGHLDDLTIMKETLQVKDEELQQLAKDLRARDSTIKVIADRLTDTAEAAEAAASAAHAMDEERRRACAEIERLNKDAEKQLESSMLKLRESEEKVMALSKEREILLKQRDSALQEAQLWRSELAKARERAVILEAAVVRAEERARVSAADAEARINNAAEKATATAKEKEDLLALVNILQSQVQRQQSNTKQVLEERLESSSGADDTLPRTKHVDSSEDDVDKACLTDSRSVPGNSAVQLVVDGVEIRSIGDAEWNDIQSMDARIADVREITPEAEQSSLDIPVVANPSVNDHQHRGNPSQP comes from the exons ATGGCCTCCAATGGAAGCCCGGCG AGGGTGGGTGATGTGGAGAGCAGCTTGGAGAAGATCAAACGGCAGCTGACGTCGGGCTCGGGGAGGTATCTGCTGCAGGGCCCGCTTCTCAAGCGATCCGAAACG CTGAGGAAATGGAATGAGAGATGGGTGATCTTGGATCCAACATCTGGAAAAATGGAATACAA GACTCGGAGAAATGAGACTCTTGTCAAGGGAATAATCATATTTGATTCAAACAGTACAATCACTGTGTCCCCTGTGAACTTCCA TGGGCTGCCAAAATATGATGGCTGCTGTTTTT ATATTGGAACTCTACAGAAGAAGGAGTACTTTCTTTGTGCTGAAACCCCTGGTGCTGCAAGAGCTTGGGTATCCACTTTACA TGCAACTCAGTTGGTCCTTCGGGCCCATAAAGAGGCAGTAAATTCATTGAGTGGGAATGGCTCTGCAAAATTAGGAACAGTTGCCGCTGTAGTTGCAGCTGCAAACTCAACTGCAGCAGAAGCATCCAAAGAAATAGAGGCAGCAATGAAGATATCTATGAGAGCAACTCTGGGCTTGGTGACAAAAAAAACAAGTGAAGGTCACCTGGATGATCTGACAATTATGAAG GAAACTCTTCAAGTGAAAGATGAGGAACTACAGCAGCTAGCTAAGGACCTTCGTGCTAGAGATTCCACAATAAAAGTGATAGCAGATAGATTAACAGATACAGCTGAGGCTGCTGAAGCAGCTGCTTCTGCAGCACATGCAATGGATGAAGAGAGAAGACGTGCTTGTGCAGAAATAGAACGCCTAAACAAGGATGCAGAGAAGCAACTTGAGTCATCCATGCTTAAG TTGAGAGAATCTGAAGAGAAGGTGATGGCCCTaagcaaagagagagagatattaCTGAAGCAGAGGGACTCTGCTCTTCAAGAGGCACAACTATGGCGTTCTGAGCTTGCAAAAGCTAGAGAACGTGCTGTGATTTTAGAAGCAGCTGTTGTCAGAGCTGAAGAACGGGCCAGGGTTTCAGCGGCAGATGCTGAGGCTAGAATAAACAATGCTGCAGAAAAAGCAACAGCCactgcaaaagaaaaagaagacctcCTAGCATTAGTGAATATCTTGCAATCACAAGTGCAGAG ACAACAAAGCAACACAAAGCAGGTCCTTGAAGAGAGATTGGAGTCAAGCTCTGGTGCTGATGACACTCTTCCAAGGACAAAGCATGTAGACTCGTCAGAGGACGATGTGGATAAAGCTTGCTTAACTGATTCAAGATCAGTTCCTGGTAATAGTGCTGTCCAATTGGTAGTTGATGGAGTTGAAATCCGTTCTATAGGTGACGCTGAGTGGAATGATATCCAGTCGATGGATGCAAGGATAGCTGATGTAAGGGAGATCACCCCTGAAGCAGAGCAAAGCAGCTTGGACATTCCTGTTGTTGCGAACCCATCGGTCAATGACCATCAACATAGAGGGAACCCTTCCCAGCCATGA